TATCCCAAGTGTAAATAGATGAAACCATTAGtaaaatttttcctttttcttttaagacaAAACCCACCATTGCGACCTTGCacttttatttggttttattaAAGACTTCTTGTACATATTTCAGGAAACTTTTATTTGTTCTATTGAGAACTTGtccttcatttttattttgattaagaattattaaatcttcaatacaatcaaaaataaaaattaaaggctcaatgaaataaaaataaaattaaaagactcaataaaataaaactgaaaaatttGAGAGCTTAAAAATGCTTTATCATAAAATCATGTTACAAACAATAAAAAGTTCATTGACCACGAACTATATAATCTCagcaaaatataaaagaacaaaatgtTCTCATAGCTCAGAAAAAGGGGCATAAAATGACGACACGACTCCATTTTACAGTAAAATTGTCAGGTTAAAGCTAGCAAAATTCTAATGCAACACATTGTTCTCGTGGTCTTGAGGGATTAAATTATCtgtaaaaaatacaataaaattctAGTAGCATATTGATATACTCAGAATACAAAGCTAGCAAGGAACAATGACTAATATGTTGAAAGATCAACAAAAACCAGTAAGAACAACATTTACACAGAACACCATTCATTTTAACAAGTAAAATCACAAAGAGAACTACGAACTAATTTCTGTAATTTGCAAGTCAAAATGAGGAAGTACTCAACCCTTAGTGACAAAGAAGATGCAAGAAAAGCTATACTAAATACCTCGAATCATTAGCATATGCGGATGAAACAAGCTCTTGTTCAAGCCCTTCTTACAAGGAGATCAACCATAGTTGATAAATAGATATTAATTCTCTTATCACTCCACCATGATTAGCACTTTGACGCTTTTCCCAGAGCATCAAAAACGCTCTGTAGAGTTACCTCCTCCACTATCACCACCTTGTCTCTCGATTTAGAACCAGAGCGTATTGATACCTGCCTTCTTTTCACACCTAACACCTGTTGGTCAAGAAGAATGAAATTTATGGACTTTCCAGTTTAACAATGAAGTTCTGAgagtaaagaaataaaaattaaaatacttttaatgaggttatttctcatattttgcTACAATCATGGGCACAATAGTAAGCAAATCTATTCGGAATGGTATATCTTTTCCAGATTCCTttctatttattcttttaaagaaagaacataaaagtatataatGTGGTTTCCAAACTATCTCTAATATTTGTGAATGACCTGCTGCACTATAATTATTACTACTTTAAATCATCATCAATATGATCCTCACATTGCAGCCAACTGCTGACCCAGTGCTATCATAACTTTCACCAACAATCGCTGCCATGCCAGTCTATCAATACCAGTATGACCACTTCACTAGCATTACCGCTGCCATCACTTTGTTCTTATTGCTGCTTCCCCCCTAATCCACATTCCAAAACTGTAAACACTATCTACCAATTTATGCTATCACCACTACTGCCCTAATCCACCATTAAAAATGTTAACACCATCACAACCATCATTCTACTACAACTTCTGCAACTACTATCCCTTCTTGTGGCTATACAGCCTGCACTTTGCACCCCACCATTATTCCAACTTATCAATAGCTTTAACATGGCCATCCTTGCAATAACACAAGTGTTATCCCCAGAGTCACTGATTGCCACCAACCTACCACTACTGCTCCCAATTCCCTCACTAGTTGATGACAATTTCACTATCAACACTGCCACCTCGTAATTGTGCTCCAAATCCAGCAATGTAACCATTTTTCACTTTACCATTTATCATTAGCAAAAATATAGTTATTTCACATTTACATGTTCTTATTCAGAGCTAGATTTAATCAAAAGTGCAAACAAAATTACAAGATGCCGATTGCCATCCTTCAGACAAATACTTATCTCCAAGTATCATGGCTACATAAAGGACACATTTATAATATGTGACATGAATCTGGTATAGCTTAAAGCCTTAAACCAAAAGGATATGAAGAGGTAGGTAATGCTActtcaaagtgtttaaagtaTAAACACCCATTCAGAAGCTTATACTAATCATATAAAAATGTGCGATAAATTGTCACTAAGTCAATAATTTGAAGCCATAAGAAACCAAAACCATACAACTCAAAAAGGTTCCAAAGCTCATATCTCTGTATTGAAAGAAAACGAAGAATTCCTGACACAACATAGCAAACTAAAATGAAAAGTATAGCAAAGTAACTAGCaacaaaaattaagttaaacaAATGATCTTTgagttttttcatattaaaccCCACTCACTTATCCTGGCATACAATCGGTCACGCATTTATAGAATAATTAACCGATCATCCAAAGCATCCTTTTAAAGAGAGGACAAACTTTATTAAACCTAGGGTTGACAATTCATGCCATATTGCGTCTAATCATGTCGTGTCGAGATACGTATATATCGTAAAAAGAGCTTACCTCGAACACGACCCGGTTAACTAATCGtgttaaaatatcaaacccAAACTCGAACACGTTTATTAACTAGGTTAAACGGGTTGACCCGTATAACATGTTTAAtaactttgattttctaaaatatattttttaaataaaaataaccattctaatttcaaaaaatatatttattaattataaaatgacttaaatttaaatttttattttaaaatataattatatctttataaattataaaattatttatataaatatatgaagagAGAGAATAAAGGTGTTTAAACATGTTTATACATATCATATATACCTATTAACCTATGTACCCATTTAAATAAACGTGTTTATTCGTGTCACTAGCGGATTGACCCAAACCCGTTTAACTACGTGTCAATGTCGTGGCGTAAAAATTGTCAGCCCTAATTAGACCCCTTGTGCAGTTGAAAAGCAAGAACCTTAAAAAGTATAGACATTGGAATCCTATAAATAAagcccaaaaaaaaaaaatccttcatacaaagaaaaagaaacagaggCATAGTAGTCATTTGATTATATTTAGCTTACGttatgataaatttattgggaggttgataaaatatacataaaaagaTAGACACTTAGGGCATGTTTACTTATAGAAAACTACATTAGTTTTCTAGAAAAAATtccaaaggaaaacaaaaaatagaattttgtatttacttgtgctatttttctaaaatcaaaatagaaaacagtttcttatgtttttaaaattataactaaaatttaaaaaacttttGAAACAAGTTTAACATAtgttctatatttttttttatataagaaactaattgttttcaaatgaaaataaggagTTTTCACTCCATTTATTACAAGTCTAccctttatatttaaaatattatctaaataccctttatatttaaaatattacctaaataaaaaataaaaagctttttataaagtaaaaatattttacaaattttataaattttctatgttcttttttcttaaaattaggaaataaaaatataaaaaattctctACCAGTAAGCAGGCTTTTATAGTTCAAAATGAGTTGCATATGGTTAATTTGtttcaatttgaaattataatgTTTTAATTGTGGCTactaatttaacaaaaaaaaaaaaaaagaaagggaaaaggTGAACTAACAGTGCTCATGAAATCAAGGAGGGCGGCGTTAGCTTCTCCGTCTTTGGCAGGTGCGTCTATTTGCACTCCTAACGCTTCATCGCTGAAATCtgatgaataataataataataataataagcacattaaaagcaataaaagaattgaaaagaataaataaatatagatacATATAAtgcaagagagagagagagagagagagagagagagagaccgGTTATGGAAGCGGATTTAGAGCCCGGCTTGGCGTGGATGGTGATCGCAACGGAGGAGGGAGAGATTAACCGAATACACGATGGGAAATTATTGTTTTCAGTATCTGATGGTTTTGAATTGGCTGTGTTGTTGGCCTTCGATTTCCCCTTCTTCGCCGGTGCCATTCAAAGCATCGCctggttatttttttaatttttttggttaaCTACTGTAATTATGATGGAATATAATAAGGGTttcattgttttcttttgaaaagataataaaaatacttatatttcttatttattatttttattaaagacaTGGTGTcagtttttttattgttattgtgaaaaatattaaaaatataattttataattttttagaatagtagtttcaattttttataaaataactaaaagaatttaaaaaataactacattatatttttaggaaattaaaaaataatatttaaaaatatatacaataaaaatatatttcttataaattttaaaataattcttttgtttgatatttgttttattttttgaaatattactCAGTTTTCTTTAAAGCacatatttgaaataaattcaatctaaatattatttttttattgtaattacaaatttaaaacaaatttaatcTAAATGTCTTatggaaaaaattataataattagcGTCTTATGTTGTAAGAtagttataattattattaattataaataatattataaattgtatttatagataaatgttattagtttcaaaaaattattttaaaaatataaaatatttattaattaattttgatatcataaaaattaatataataatatttatttttaaaattataaattattatattaattaattgtttatatatgaattgcatggttgatattattatatgactatataattaaattttaagaatatttaatatttaatatttattgattatattttaaaaataacagcaaattagatattttttacaattttttattttttattttttactattttaaaattttattaatatattaatataaatttttattggctgactctaatattatataaattactattttctagaattagactGTAATatcctaaaataataataaataaataaatattttttttcttttcttccccctcctctttttttttctttttcttcctttcttcccTCTCCCCTGTGTCGCCTCCTTTCCTTTTCGCGCCTGCCCCCGCCGACACTCTCCCCCCTTTCCCCTCCCTTACTAGTGCCACCTTCTCCTTCCTTCCCCCTTGTTGCTGACATCAAGCGTGGGAAAGAAGAGCAGCCCCGCCGAAACAACCTCTTGCTGCCGTTCTTTCGCTCGCTCGACGTTGGAAATGAGCTCCCTACCGTCGAAAAACCCTGAGCCGAGCTTCCTAGCCGTGTCATCCCTGCCGGCAGTAGTGTGCAGCCTTGCTGGAGTTGAGACTTTTCGGCCTCAATCCGATGGCTTCGGGCGAGTTTCCGACAAAAGCAGTTACGTTTTCGGACTCTCCGCAATTCAAGCTTCGCATGGGCGTTTCCTGATTCGAAATTTGACACCATTGGCAGCACCGGTTTTCGGACCTGGTGTTTTCCAGACGCccaaaattttagattttcagcttggtataattttgtttggaccttaaaaattattttataattttagaaatattattcctattaattatcaattatgaataatttaatttaattagattttattaattataacttagatataaatattacaaattaattagtatgattaattattgtacCGTTTTGTGGTAGATGTGGTTTTGTTTGATtagtttaaatattagaaaatttttgTATGGGTTGGttctgaaataaatattaatgacgGACCGTCTGTAATTAATTGTAATATGTAGTCTGTTGCAGTGTcaggaaaaaataatacagtTTTGGTGGCCCAACTCCTGTTAAATAATAGccgaatatttgaagtgtttctagcAAGTTCTTGACCCGTTATAGGTGGGTAAACGTTCATATTTTAGgagaggttctgccgaattttcgataGAATTTTCGAGTCTGAATTTCTTAGACAGTCTAATCTAAGAGTCTAAGCCtaggaaaaattaagaatatcttattaattgagtTGTTTTCGTTAATAGATAATTCGTCCATCTAGCCAGCTCCATCTGAGATGTAAAAGCAAATTGCAGAACGCGATAatgttaaagtcatataatcaactGTACCCTTGTCATGTCTAAATTAAATGCgatattaattgattaataattattatgattattattagcGTTATtacttgtaattttatttgattaattagtatcattattagaaattttatcttcgttgttgttgttattattattattattattattattattattatttctgcTATCATATTTAtcgttattttattattattattattatatgtttgCTACACTCGAGactattcaattttaattcttaatatgttactgaataatttatgtttactTATGATTTatactattattaattattattaatgctATGGTTGTGATATCGGGATAAGGCGACAGTAGAACATACCATCCCGGTATTAATCGAGCGGTAGTAAAAAggttatttttaagatttgccctgatcgagtaCAACTCTCTAGGCTGTAAAAATTTGATTGCTGGAGGAAGGTTCCTAGTTGAGCGTTGCTCTTTAGGCTTATTTGGGAATAAAGTGACTAGGCTCCATTTAAGGATCCTGATTGAGTTTCGCTTTGAACGCCGgacctattggaataagatAGCCAAAAAGACTCAAGTAGTATTGGGGTTAGGattctgctgaggtactcgTCCCATAAgcatttaaattgtatttttttgaattatggCATGACAAATattctaatataatatgatatgttattctgattaaataaatattttattgagaagACTGTATTTGTTATAGGATTagatgattttaactcactctcgagattGACAGTCtcgattttaaattttcaggtgacagttagGTTCTCCATCGTCTTTCGCTTGATAGCCCGATTTTCTTCTCCTTCGGacttattgtaattaatttttatttttacattttgaattatttaaaattttaaactctCCGCAGTAGTATACGTTGcatattttgtttgattttagtATGTAACAAATTATGGAATGTTTGCTAGCATCCAGCTAGAGATTTGTGAATAAAATGTTGGGCTGATTTAATAGtatgtatatgtatgtatatttgaATTGTCGATTAATTAGCCTTACTATGGATCTTGGTAGCCTTAAACTTACCTTTTTTCTAGTGCCGGTCAGGAGCCCACAGATCAAATCGTCAGTAgacattattatataattagaaaattaatttattaataaataatatttaaaatattatttttagaattaaaattgttatataattagaaaattaatttattagttaatataatattaaaatacaattaatatgccatattttaaaataattattatataattaaaagactagtttattattaatatgatattctttaggattagaataGTATATAGTTaggaatgtaatttattaatcaataaattaatataaaaaactacAAAATATACATAAGCATGAAtattatgtgtcaaaaataagcacacatatcaaaataaaatttctatatgTCAAAGAAATTTAggtttcataaattaatatatattaatcatttaccCGTGCATTGCAtgactgttattattatttcagttataaaatcaagttcataaatactatttaataaaaatttctatatttagcattactttataatattttcaaaagtaataaattaattatttttaaatattcttttgaatttttttaaattttattaataataagaaattattttaaaaatatttataaatcaattttaatataaatagttaaaaatataatttaagatattattttttaaattataattattattcaattagaaaactaatattactcaacataatattaaaatataattaatatattagttcttaggatagaattagtatcattatttgattagaaaactatttattagttaatataatattaaaatataattaatatactatttcttAGTATGTGTCTAATTAGAAATGtgacttattaatcaataaattaacagaaaatttataaaattacacatacgaatttcatatataaaaaataattacatatgtcaaaataaaattctatgtatcaaaattaaatacacatatcaaaagaattttagattttaaagttaatatatatatataatatatatttttattttttaaaaataaatgtaagaaaataaagtaataaaaattattattgagaaatatttttttaagattcttaaaaaataaataaacattttttagacaatactattaaaaataaataggaaaaaagaaattattttaaaaagatatttaaattaatttattatttagaataagtcttattaattaatttattgataaaaatagataaaatgttatctaattaaaaaattaatttattaattaatatagtgttaaaaacataattaaaaagctatttgtaatatatagttattatttaattagtttacttaggtatttaaattaataaaattgcaCATAAGTTGgatcttataaataaaaaataaatatacattttaaaataaaaatttatatattaaaatataataatatatatgtgtatatatatatatatttcttgatttattttgtttgtgtttaaatcttttataattaaattaaaataaaatctaatttgatTATTGACCATATTGTTTGGATataatttcatctttttttaaaaatttataaattttaaagtttaatatatctaatgtaatttaaatttattttaaaaaataataataaaagaatgaaagtgGGTTTCTCTGatgaataaatcaaattaaagaatcataataattttaaacattaatttataattttaaaataattaatatcctaaattttctatttttttaacaaatgaaGATATTTTCATCAAAtcaatgaatttatatatttaacacaGGACATTGgcgaaattaataaaaagcacTCATTTGCAAACTACTTCAGAAATTCAAACacttaaaaacaaaaattcatACTCTAAAAaagccaaaattaaaaaattcagaaaatgtttttctttctacGACAAAGTGCAGACTAAAGTAAACCTAGTTACTGATTGATTTAAATAGCAAATTGGCCCCTGAACTTACAAGCAAGGTCCAAATTGCTCCAAATTAATCATTTTGGCTAGATTATCTAAGGACAAAGGGGGTCAATTTACCCTTTCAAAAGGCAAAACTATTTCAATTCCTAAAGTTTCTCCTTACTTacatcttttttctatttcttctttccttttcttttaaatttttaaatttttaaatttttctgtgtttttttattaaatcttctTTAAcactaaaaagataaaaatttggattaattatttatttttaaaaaattttagttatcactttttaaatattaattttttaaaaatttaatagctCCATCTCTTCTCTTATTGCTTTAAGTAAaagagtatatatatttttattttttttgaataaatgtaagaaaataaagtaataaaaattattattgagaaatattcttttaagattcttaaaaaataaataaacattttttAGACAATactactaaaaataaataggaaaaaagaaattattttaaaaaaatatttaaattattttattatttaaaataagtctTATTAATCCTTTAATCTATAAAACTAGGTACAAACGTCATTATCAAGTATTCTTAACAGATCCAAACAATTAATTGgataaaaagatagaaaaacagaaaagttAAACaccaatataaatatttccaTTATTAAAGTATAACACATATATAACACAAGCAGCAAATAGAAAAACCAGAGACACAAACGTAAAAGAATCTTGAAGTCTGAAGGGGAGGGTCACTATTTTTGAAGCTTTTGTTATATTTCAAGGTACAGTTATTGCAGTAAATTTAAATAACGATTTCTCTCAGTTCGTTTTTAGTTTAAGAAAGTtcgtttatttttttataaatatgggATTTGATTGTTGTATAAATTTCTTGCTTTTCCATTCTCTCTCTGTAGGTTTTGTACGGACCCATTTGatagtttttgtttttttttttgaattctcTTCTTTAATTGTGCAGAAAGAGAACtgaaagaattgaaatttcttcctttatgTGTTTTATTGTGCCTTATGTTCTTTCAATCTTATttggttttattattttttttgtaaagtTGGTTATGTCTATCTTATGTTTCCTGGAAATCTGACTAGCTAGGGTTGTTTACTTTGTCCAAAGTGCAGCAGTGTAAAGTTTGATGCTTTGGTAGAATACAGATACTAAGATTAGTAAGATAATTGAAATATGGAGACCGGAGGCAATTCTTTACCCTCAGGTCCTGATGGAGTGAAGAGGAAAGTTTGCTATTTTTATGACCCAGAGGTTGGAAATTACTATTATGGACAGGGCCACCCCATGAAACCCCACCGAATTAGAATGACTCATGCTCTTCTTGCCCATTACGGTTTGCTTCAGCATATGCAGGTCCTTAAGCCTTTTCCTGCTCGAGATAGGGATCTGTGCCGCTTCCATGCTGATGATTATGTTGCTTTCCTCCGTAGCATTACCCCTGAAACCCAGCAGGACCAACTCCGGCAGCTCAAACGCTTTAATGTTGGTGAAGATTGCCCTGTCTTTGATGGTCTTTACTCCTTTTGTCAGACTTACGCCGGGGGTTCTGTTGGCGGTGCTGTTAAGTTAAACCATGGTCTTTGCGACATTGCTATCAATTGGGCTGGTGGCCTCCATCATGCTAAGAAGTGTGAAGCTTCTGGCTTTTGCTATGTCAATGATATTGTCCTGGCTATCTTGGAGCTTCTTAAACAGCATGAGGTTTGtcttttgttttactttattgCTCTCATTTTCTAAGCAAACATATATCTTATAGTAACTTCTATTAACATGTTTTTATTGCATCAGTAGATTTAAATATCCATACTCATTATAGTTGCTTCCAGATTGGTCATACACATCAAGTTCTTATATGCAACAAGAAATAGTCTGGTAAAAGGTGTTACTTTATGCTCTGTATGCCTTTAGGGGCATTTTCCTATTCTcagtatttattattttttgttattaatacTACACATGCCACTGATAATTATTGCCATCAACCAGCAATTAGAAGACTGGATTCTCATTAAACGTGCCTTATTATGGTGTAAATAAAGAATTCAACTCATCCTACCAGACTACTAGTTTAGTTAACCTTCTCCATCTTTAATCTGTTATAGAGCAGTGACTGACAACTTTTTAATCTGATGATTTAATTCttcttatcttttgtttaaatCTCATTTGGTGAAGATAGTTGTCAGATATTGGTGGCTTATTATTCACCAATGTAGTTTTTATTGCTTAAACACTTTCCATGCGCAAGAATActgtttctttcattgttGGGAAATTTGCTGCTTTCTGTTTCCatttttttgtactttttttattttcattttctgtgTTTGTCATTTTTGttgaaaatatgaatttataagTAACCTGAAGCTTTTTTGCTTCAACTCTTTCTTTCAAGCTTATGCATATATCAGATAAGGACTTTGCAACATATGAAAACCCAACATTTCAAATAAAGGAagttttgattaaaattagttGAATGATTAGTTTTATACTACTGATAAgtagttaaataatattttgaatataagaaagttTGGTTGAACTTAGTGAATGGTTAATTTTGTCAATTTTGAATTACAAAGAAAAGTTGCATTTTAGTAACAAATATTGCTTTGGCCATATCTGTGCCTTGTCGAATTAAGAACCTTGTCATACATGTTTTGAATGAGATTCTAATTTGAGCTATTTGAAATAGCTCTATTACATTCAATATTCTACTATACAGGTGTCAAAATTCAACATGTCTTTGTACAAaactcttttcctttttaaatttatagtaaATATCTCTTAAGAGTATAAGTGTAAATGAAAGCATTGTTTTCATGAAACCACCGTAAAGTATCAACCAACTGTTCTTAATAACCACGCCATGATATTAAGAACAGAAAAACCAGTAGCCAAACTTAGATATCTGAAGAAGAGCATTCATGTGTAAAATCCTGCAAAAAGTGATATACGTGACAAAGATTCGTTCCATAGGAGTTGATACCCCTTGCCATcacttttgatttaattatgaGGACCagctttaaatttatttcagtTGAGTCTACAGGTCATGCATCTCATAGCTCTTTACTTTGGCTGGAGTTTCTTAGAGAATGGGAGAGTATGTAATGAGTTGTTTAACTCAACTCTACTTATCTTGGCTGGACTCAGATGTGAGTTAGTTAGACTCAACTATGCTGATCTGCCGTAGCTAGGTGTT
The sequence above is drawn from the Ricinus communis isolate WT05 ecotype wild-type chromosome 7, ASM1957865v1, whole genome shotgun sequence genome and encodes:
- the LOC8267964 gene encoding UPF0235 protein LHK_03181, whose protein sequence is MAPAKKGKSKANNTANSKPSDTENNNFPSCIRLISPSSVAITIHAKPGSKSASITDFSDEALGVQIDAPAKDGEANAALLDFMSTVLGVKRRQVSIRSGSKSRDKVVIVEEVTLQSVFDALGKASKC